One region of Termitidicoccus mucosus genomic DNA includes:
- a CDS encoding cobaltochelatase subunit CobN encodes MNHPVDRIPLLLVFLATLAFLSAASAAPGDSPQRGAICILSGDTHSPAAVGAVRELLASPDFAGIKLSVVPDLGATEADLARIRAADIVILYARGRDRIATVADELAAVTARGGAVYVVGPSIQDDFDGLKLTRDQEISAYFAAGGRANMIQMIRVAAARKLAPGIIVEPPVPIPESGFYDVARARVITDYDEYRRAYLMERGRLARQPADEPSALHTHAAADSARASRPWVGLMLPRSYVESDAAATIEAVAAALEQRGLNVLAGFSASNNKPLRALFLNADGTPRVVAFASLTLKMGFSPQMVGPALSEIGAPVVNGISLGSQSHGEWEDSPTGIAVPERWWQLSGPELAGAVAPTVIAAKERVEDAAIGSAYVVHVPIAERVAQFAERVARWVRLRHAAAADRRVAVIYYNYTPGKASIGASYLNVLPQSLWQILARLRADGYDDANSPATPGALFDDILSFGTNARPGDAGDMERLVRGGRAVLWPVSEYRILFDRLPEKLRAPILKKWGEPETSRTMVWRDSAGTPFFVFPTHRWGNIVFAPQPVRGWGEDPTASYHDLQLPVHHQYLAFYLWLQTRFDADAIVHVGRHATHEWMPGKEAGFTPADPGEALVAAIPQLYIYIVDGIGEGLQAKRRGMAAIITHMTPPLDRASLSPELRELKGRINDYHVALEKGSIASGDTLREIVASAQKMGILLDLGITPATDGPPLTHEQIDEIEDHIAGIGDRLTPFGLHTFGVSPDEKARRSTAEAILEAETGVAATPPSEVSHPRKNATGAMERGRPARPPADKPSALHTTAADRARRLADLMARIEASGPAELDALSAGLSGRYIAAGPGNDPVRQPDSLPTGKNFYGFDPTRLPTRASYETGARLAAELVESHRARHNGEYPDRLTFNLWSGETNRHEGVMEAQIFALLGVRPVWNNYGRVDAVELIPRENLGRPRIDVTVAPSGLYRDAFPVLMHLIDEAVTLAKKSPEPDNVIARNIAAARAELVARGVPADEAERLATVRLFTVPVGAYGAGIEKVITDDKGWSDESQVADVFMNRMSHLFGQGFWGEDPAAAAKDPELAKHVFRLALKGSKGVIHSRSGAVYASLDIDDFYQYLGGTAMAIRQVDGKTPDVLVTDMSNPRVAETVTLERFMGKELRARYLNPKWVDAMLDEGYAGARFIMRMTDNLWGWQVTVPEAVGNEKWQEMFEVYVRDKYDLDVRARFEAAGNLRAYQSMVDRMLVAVDKGYWAAAPETVAELRDASAKAAQQIAAGEKAEMENLRASAPLPEFGPAPAAPAPDAAPASASAPPPPATQAQPPPSPAAPPPPATQQVEGKALEEVAPPRPPAATGHIPMRVVLGIAAALVLVAFGWFRQSRRL; translated from the coding sequence ATGAATCATCCCGTTGACCGCATTCCGCTACTCCTCGTTTTCCTCGCGACGCTTGCGTTCCTCTCCGCCGCATCCGCCGCGCCAGGCGACTCGCCGCAGCGCGGCGCCATCTGCATCCTCTCCGGCGACACGCACTCGCCCGCCGCCGTCGGCGCGGTGCGCGAACTGCTCGCGAGCCCCGACTTCGCCGGCATCAAACTCTCGGTCGTGCCCGACCTCGGCGCGACCGAGGCCGACCTCGCCCGCATCCGCGCGGCCGATATTGTCATCCTTTACGCGCGCGGACGCGACCGCATCGCCACCGTCGCCGACGAACTCGCCGCCGTCACCGCGCGCGGCGGCGCCGTCTATGTCGTCGGCCCGTCGATTCAGGACGATTTCGACGGGCTCAAGCTCACGCGCGACCAGGAAATCTCCGCCTACTTTGCCGCCGGCGGACGAGCAAACATGATCCAGATGATTCGCGTCGCCGCCGCGCGCAAACTCGCGCCCGGCATCATCGTCGAGCCGCCCGTCCCGATCCCCGAGTCCGGCTTCTACGACGTGGCGCGCGCCCGCGTCATCACCGATTACGACGAATACCGCCGCGCCTATCTCATGGAACGCGGGCGGCTCGCCCGCCAGCCAGCGGACGAGCCGTCCGCGCTCCATACCCATGCCGCCGCCGACTCCGCGCGCGCCTCGCGCCCGTGGGTCGGCCTCATGCTCCCGCGCTCCTACGTCGAATCCGATGCCGCCGCCACCATCGAGGCCGTCGCCGCCGCGCTCGAACAACGCGGCCTCAATGTCCTCGCCGGGTTCAGCGCCTCCAACAACAAACCCCTCCGTGCGCTTTTCCTCAACGCCGACGGCACCCCGCGCGTCGTTGCCTTCGCCAGCCTCACGCTCAAGATGGGCTTCTCGCCGCAAATGGTCGGCCCCGCGCTTTCCGAGATCGGTGCGCCCGTGGTCAACGGCATTTCGCTCGGCTCGCAAAGCCACGGGGAATGGGAGGACTCGCCCACCGGCATCGCCGTGCCCGAGCGCTGGTGGCAGCTCAGCGGCCCCGAACTTGCCGGGGCCGTCGCGCCCACGGTCATTGCCGCGAAGGAGCGCGTCGAGGACGCCGCCATCGGTTCCGCCTACGTCGTCCACGTGCCCATCGCCGAGCGTGTCGCGCAGTTCGCCGAGCGCGTCGCGCGGTGGGTGCGCCTGCGCCACGCCGCCGCCGCCGACCGGCGCGTGGCCGTCATCTATTACAACTACACGCCGGGCAAGGCCAGTATCGGCGCGTCCTACCTCAACGTCCTGCCGCAATCGCTCTGGCAGATCCTCGCGCGCCTGCGAGCCGACGGCTACGACGACGCCAACTCGCCCGCCACGCCCGGCGCCCTCTTCGACGACATCCTCTCCTTCGGCACCAACGCCCGCCCCGGCGACGCCGGCGACATGGAGCGCCTTGTGCGCGGCGGCCGCGCCGTGCTCTGGCCCGTATCCGAATACAGGATACTGTTCGACCGCCTCCCCGAAAAACTCCGCGCGCCCATCCTGAAAAAATGGGGCGAGCCCGAGACGAGCCGGACGATGGTCTGGCGCGACAGCGCGGGCACGCCGTTCTTCGTTTTCCCGACGCACCGCTGGGGCAACATCGTCTTCGCGCCGCAACCCGTGCGCGGCTGGGGCGAGGACCCGACCGCGTCCTATCACGATCTCCAGCTTCCCGTGCACCACCAATACCTCGCGTTCTACCTCTGGCTGCAAACGCGGTTCGACGCCGACGCCATCGTGCATGTCGGCCGCCACGCCACGCACGAATGGATGCCCGGCAAGGAGGCCGGCTTCACGCCCGCCGATCCCGGCGAGGCGCTCGTCGCCGCGATTCCCCAACTCTACATCTACATCGTGGACGGCATCGGCGAGGGCTTGCAGGCCAAGCGCCGCGGCATGGCGGCCATCATCACGCACATGACGCCGCCCCTCGACCGCGCCAGCCTCAGCCCGGAGTTGCGCGAGCTGAAGGGCCGCATCAACGACTACCACGTCGCCCTTGAGAAAGGCTCCATCGCCAGCGGGGACACGCTCCGCGAAATCGTCGCGAGCGCGCAAAAAATGGGCATCCTCCTCGACCTCGGCATCACGCCCGCGACGGACGGCCCGCCGCTCACGCACGAACAAATCGACGAAATCGAGGATCACATCGCCGGCATCGGCGACCGCCTCACGCCCTTCGGCCTGCACACCTTCGGCGTCTCGCCCGACGAGAAAGCCCGCCGCTCCACCGCCGAGGCGATTCTCGAAGCCGAGACCGGCGTCGCCGCCACGCCCCCGTCCGAAGTTTCGCATCCGCGAAAAAACGCCACCGGCGCTATGGAGCGCGGGCGGCCCGCCCGCCCGCCTGCGGACAAGCCGTCCGCGCTCCATACCACCGCCGCCGACCGCGCCCGGCGCCTTGCCGACCTCATGGCCCGCATCGAGGCGTCCGGCCCCGCCGAACTCGACGCGCTCTCCGCCGGCCTCTCCGGCCGCTACATCGCCGCCGGTCCCGGCAACGATCCCGTGCGCCAGCCTGATTCGCTGCCCACCGGGAAAAACTTCTACGGCTTCGATCCCACGCGCCTGCCCACGCGCGCCAGTTACGAGACCGGCGCGCGCCTCGCCGCCGAACTTGTCGAAAGCCACCGCGCCAGGCACAACGGCGAATACCCCGACCGCCTCACGTTCAATCTCTGGAGCGGCGAAACCAACCGCCACGAGGGCGTCATGGAAGCGCAGATCTTCGCGCTCCTCGGCGTGCGCCCCGTGTGGAACAACTACGGACGCGTCGATGCCGTCGAGCTCATCCCGCGCGAAAACCTCGGACGTCCCCGCATCGATGTCACCGTCGCGCCGTCGGGCCTGTATCGCGACGCGTTTCCCGTGCTCATGCACCTCATCGACGAGGCCGTCACGCTCGCAAAAAAATCCCCCGAGCCCGACAACGTGATCGCGCGCAACATCGCCGCCGCCCGCGCCGAACTCGTCGCCCGGGGTGTCCCCGCCGACGAGGCGGAACGCCTCGCCACCGTGCGCCTCTTCACCGTCCCCGTCGGCGCTTACGGCGCGGGCATCGAAAAAGTCATCACCGACGACAAAGGCTGGAGCGACGAGTCGCAGGTCGCCGACGTGTTCATGAACCGCATGTCGCACCTCTTCGGCCAGGGCTTCTGGGGCGAGGACCCCGCCGCCGCCGCGAAAGACCCGGAGCTGGCGAAGCATGTTTTTCGCCTCGCGCTCAAAGGCTCCAAGGGCGTCATCCACAGCCGCTCCGGCGCGGTGTATGCCTCGCTCGACATCGACGACTTCTACCAATACCTCGGCGGCACCGCCATGGCCATCCGCCAGGTTGACGGCAAAACGCCCGACGTGCTCGTCACCGACATGAGCAACCCGCGCGTCGCCGAGACCGTCACGCTCGAACGCTTCATGGGCAAGGAACTCCGCGCCCGCTACCTCAACCCCAAATGGGTGGACGCCATGCTCGACGAAGGCTACGCCGGCGCCCGCTTCATCATGCGCATGACCGACAACCTCTGGGGCTGGCAGGTCACCGTGCCCGAGGCCGTGGGCAACGAAAAATGGCAGGAAATGTTCGAGGTGTATGTGCGGGACAAATACGATCTCGACGTGCGCGCCCGCTTCGAGGCCGCCGGCAACCTCCGCGCCTACCAGTCGATGGTGGACCGCATGCTCGTCGCCGTGGACAAAGGCTACTGGGCCGCCGCGCCCGAAACCGTCGCCGAACTCCGCGACGCCTCCGCGAAAGCCGCGCAACAAATCGCCGCCGGGGAGAAAGCCGAAATGGAAAACCTCCGCGCCAGCGCCCCGCTCCCCGAGTTCGGCCCCGCGCCCGCCGCGCCGGCGCCCGATGCCGCGCCCGCTTCCGCCAGTGCGCCCCCTCCGCCCGCCACGCAGGCGCAACCGCCGCCATCACCCGCCGCCCCGCCGCCTCCCGCGACGCAGCAGGTCGAGGGCAAGGCACTGGAGGAAGTCGCCCCGCCGCGCCCGCCCGCTGCCACGGGCCATATTCCCATGCGCGTCGTCCTCGGCATCGCCGCCGCGCTCGTCCTCGTCGCCTTCGGCTGGTTCCGCCAGAGCCGCCGCCTATAG
- the cobO gene encoding cob(I)yrinic acid a,c-diamide adenosyltransferase, whose amino-acid sequence MENQNQTSPISSSDTDAHRQRMARRKEIQDKRMAETTAEKGLVIVHTGPGKGKTTAALGMVLRSLGHGYRVAIVQFIKGAWEPAEKNAFAHWGDQLAFHAMGEGFSWVTQDRARDTTSAQKAWAAALGYVANPDYRLVLLDEINVALRHGYLTVDQVLDGLARKPALTHVILTGRGAPAALIDRADLVTEMTLVKHPLKDQRIRAQPGIEY is encoded by the coding sequence ATGGAAAACCAGAACCAAACCTCCCCGATCTCCTCATCCGACACGGACGCCCATCGTCAACGCATGGCCCGCCGCAAGGAAATCCAGGACAAACGCATGGCCGAAACCACGGCCGAAAAAGGCCTCGTCATCGTCCACACCGGCCCCGGCAAGGGCAAGACCACCGCCGCGCTCGGCATGGTGCTGCGCTCGCTCGGCCACGGCTACCGCGTCGCCATCGTGCAATTCATCAAGGGCGCGTGGGAGCCCGCCGAAAAGAATGCCTTCGCGCACTGGGGCGACCAGCTCGCTTTCCACGCCATGGGCGAAGGCTTCAGCTGGGTCACACAGGACCGCGCGCGCGACACCACCTCCGCGCAAAAAGCCTGGGCGGCCGCGCTCGGTTATGTCGCGAATCCGGACTACCGTCTCGTGCTCCTCGACGAAATCAACGTCGCGCTGCGCCACGGTTATCTCACCGTTGACCAGGTTCTGGACGGCCTCGCGCGCAAACCCGCGCTCACCCACGTCATCCTGACCGGACGCGGCGCGCCCGCCGCGCTCATCGACCGGGCCGACCTCGTCACCGAGATGACGCTCGTCAAGCACCCCTTGAAGGACCAGCGCATCCGCGCCCAGCCCGGCATCGAATACTGA
- a CDS encoding cobaltochelatase subunit CobN, whose product MNQPAIILLSHAETDLLALDRARARLPAGFPAVAGHSLNPIQEEDELAALLAPALLPRSVLIARIHGKLSGVPGLAGLARAARRPGSPFLLIAISGVEDADPALADASTCAPSVAATVAAYLMAGGVANMANALRYVAHHCLGAEPDFAPPAAMPAHGLYHPDLLVTTRDEWLAHRDAARPLALVVFYRAHVLAGNLDFVDCIIRALGARGLDAVAVFTTSLRDCDPGGMPAALALPGVSPDIIINTVSYPLARPDAGDNGDAATPATGAAAPIPHSELRIPHSQNPFVRLDAPVLQAIACGAPRDSWAASARGLSPTETAVNVALPEFDGRIITVSVSFKENHRYVPDGERIARVAGLAARLVALRRKPAREKRVAIILTNSAGKAQKVGGAVGLDTPASLLHLLDALRANGYAIPPFAGTSDELFAALLGRGCYDEKYPLDPAAAHKYPRSEYTAWFRSLPAALQTHMRETWGEPAAHGPTAAPVRWTPVGKSASSRLLPLPDEPHTDDTHFHFAALELGNVLVALQPPRGFGLDPDAIYHATDLVPTHHYAAFYRWLAAAWRADAVVHLGKHGTLEWLPGKAVALSEACAPDALLGDLPLFYPFVVNDPGEGAQAKRRAHAVIIDHLVPPLTHADLHGPVDTLARVIEEYYRAEALDPAKLPLLQAQIWELVRGARLVDDLREIRRQRHGDHTHEWDERPGESGAPRSLEKLNARDMAHLVEDLDAYLCELGRAQIRHGLHILGRPPEGEALVDMLFALTRHPNGEIPSLTETLAAADAAGAGLCGTGVPPVDGGSAAAGSRGMGDPPMPSNHGRDARATQSTQAADDHARALIRRLVENNFNIETSSAPAAAVRILDYMATRLAPALARTTDEIDSLLRALDGRYIPAGPSGAPSRGMAHVLPTGRNFYNVDPRALPSRAAWTVGQALARDAIERHTAETGAPPASIALSIWGTATMRTGGDEIAQALALIGVRPQWHADTRRTAGFEIIPPAELGRPRIDVTLRVSGFFRDAFPQLMRLFDDAVRAVAALDEPPAQNHVRAHWLADTAALVGEGIDPAAARGRAGRRVFSSKPGAYGTGLLDLIENHNWRGADDLARAFLAWGGWAYGGDTPGGTEATADFRRRLATVDLALHNQDNREHDLFDSDDYFQFQGGLIAAISALSGRKPRAYFGDSSDPARPVNRTLQAEALRVHRTRVVNPKWLAAIRRHGYKGGLEMAATVDYMFGYSATAGVITDWMYEDAAAAYTKGESRDFLRRSNPWALHAIAERMLEAGQRGLWNAKPETLAHLRETLLETESVLESKT is encoded by the coding sequence ATGAACCAGCCCGCCATCATTCTCCTCTCCCACGCCGAAACCGACCTCCTCGCGCTCGACCGCGCCCGCGCGCGCCTGCCCGCCGGTTTTCCCGCCGTCGCCGGCCATTCCCTCAACCCCATCCAGGAAGAAGACGAACTCGCCGCGCTGCTCGCCCCCGCGCTTTTGCCCCGCTCCGTCCTCATCGCCCGCATCCACGGCAAACTCTCCGGCGTCCCCGGCTTGGCCGGACTCGCCCGCGCCGCGCGCCGGCCCGGTTCCCCTTTCCTGCTCATCGCCATCAGCGGCGTCGAGGACGCCGATCCCGCGCTGGCCGACGCCTCCACCTGCGCGCCCTCCGTCGCCGCCACCGTCGCCGCCTACCTCATGGCCGGCGGCGTGGCCAACATGGCCAACGCGCTCCGCTATGTCGCGCATCATTGCCTCGGCGCCGAGCCCGACTTTGCCCCGCCCGCCGCAATGCCCGCGCACGGCCTCTACCATCCCGACCTGCTCGTCACCACGCGCGACGAGTGGCTGGCGCACCGCGATGCCGCCCGTCCGCTCGCGCTGGTCGTTTTTTATCGTGCGCACGTCCTCGCCGGAAACCTCGATTTCGTGGACTGCATCATCCGCGCCCTCGGCGCCCGCGGCCTCGACGCCGTCGCCGTATTCACCACTTCACTACGCGACTGCGATCCCGGCGGCATGCCCGCCGCGCTCGCCCTCCCCGGCGTGTCTCCCGACATCATCATCAACACCGTCAGCTATCCCCTCGCCCGTCCCGACGCCGGCGACAACGGCGATGCCGCCACCCCCGCCACCGGCGCGGCAGCGCCCATTCCGCATTCCGAACTCCGCATTCCGCATTCCCAGAATCCCTTTGTCCGCCTCGATGCCCCCGTGCTCCAGGCCATCGCCTGCGGCGCCCCGCGCGACTCATGGGCCGCCTCCGCGCGCGGCCTCAGCCCGACCGAGACCGCCGTCAACGTCGCCCTCCCCGAATTCGACGGACGCATCATCACCGTGTCCGTTTCCTTCAAGGAAAACCATCGCTACGTCCCCGACGGCGAACGCATCGCGCGCGTCGCCGGCCTCGCCGCCCGGCTCGTCGCGCTCCGCCGCAAGCCCGCGCGCGAAAAACGCGTCGCCATCATCCTCACCAACAGCGCAGGCAAGGCCCAGAAAGTCGGGGGTGCCGTCGGCCTCGACACCCCCGCCTCGCTTCTTCACCTGCTCGACGCGCTCCGCGCAAATGGCTACGCCATCCCGCCCTTCGCCGGCACCTCCGACGAGCTTTTCGCCGCGCTGCTCGGACGCGGCTGCTACGACGAAAAATACCCGCTCGACCCCGCCGCCGCGCACAAGTATCCACGTTCAGAATACACCGCGTGGTTCCGTTCGCTGCCCGCCGCGCTGCAAACGCACATGCGCGAGACCTGGGGCGAGCCTGCCGCTCACGGCCCCACGGCCGCGCCCGTCCGCTGGACACCCGTCGGCAAAAGCGCCTCCTCCCGCCTGCTCCCGCTGCCCGACGAGCCGCACACCGACGACACCCACTTCCATTTCGCCGCGCTCGAACTCGGCAACGTCCTCGTCGCCCTCCAGCCCCCGCGCGGCTTCGGCCTGGACCCGGATGCGATCTACCACGCCACCGACCTCGTGCCCACGCACCACTACGCCGCATTTTACCGCTGGCTCGCCGCCGCGTGGCGCGCCGACGCCGTCGTCCATCTCGGCAAGCACGGCACGCTCGAATGGCTCCCCGGCAAGGCCGTCGCGCTTTCCGAGGCCTGCGCCCCCGACGCGCTTCTCGGCGACCTGCCGCTCTTCTATCCCTTTGTCGTCAACGACCCCGGCGAAGGCGCGCAGGCCAAGCGCCGCGCCCACGCCGTCATCATCGACCACCTCGTGCCGCCGCTCACCCACGCCGACCTGCACGGGCCGGTCGACACGCTCGCCCGCGTGATCGAGGAGTATTACCGGGCCGAGGCGCTCGACCCGGCCAAGCTCCCGCTCCTTCAGGCGCAGATCTGGGAACTCGTCCGCGGCGCCCGCCTGGTTGACGACCTGCGCGAAATCCGCCGCCAGCGCCACGGCGACCACACGCACGAATGGGACGAGCGGCCCGGCGAATCCGGCGCGCCGCGCTCGCTCGAAAAACTCAACGCCCGCGACATGGCCCACCTCGTCGAGGACCTCGACGCCTATCTCTGCGAACTCGGGCGCGCCCAGATCCGCCACGGCCTGCACATCCTCGGCCGTCCGCCCGAAGGCGAGGCCCTCGTCGACATGCTCTTCGCCCTCACGCGCCATCCCAACGGCGAAATCCCCTCGCTGACGGAAACGCTCGCCGCCGCCGATGCCGCTGGCGCGGGGTTGTGTGGCACGGGCGTCCCGCCCGTGGACGGCGGCAGCGCCGCCGCCGGTTCGCGTGGCATGGGCGACCCGCCCATGCCTTCAAACCACGGGCGGGACGCCCGTGCCACCCAATCCACCCAAGCCGCAGACGACCATGCCCGCGCGCTCATCCGCCGGCTCGTCGAAAACAATTTCAACATCGAGACAAGCTCCGCGCCCGCAGCCGCCGTCCGCATCCTCGATTACATGGCCACAAGGCTCGCCCCCGCGCTCGCCCGCACCACCGACGAAATCGACTCCCTCCTCCGCGCCCTCGACGGTCGCTACATTCCCGCCGGACCCTCCGGCGCGCCCAGCCGCGGCATGGCCCACGTGCTTCCCACCGGGCGCAACTTCTACAATGTCGATCCCCGCGCCCTGCCCTCGCGCGCCGCGTGGACCGTCGGCCAGGCGCTCGCCCGCGACGCCATCGAACGCCACACGGCCGAAACCGGCGCGCCCCCGGCAAGCATCGCGCTCAGCATCTGGGGCACCGCCACCATGCGCACCGGCGGCGACGAAATCGCGCAGGCCCTCGCCCTCATCGGCGTCCGCCCGCAATGGCACGCCGACACACGCCGCACCGCCGGCTTTGAAATCATCCCGCCCGCCGAACTCGGCCGCCCCCGGATCGACGTGACCCTGCGCGTCAGCGGTTTTTTTCGCGACGCCTTCCCGCAGCTCATGCGCCTGTTTGACGACGCCGTGCGCGCCGTTGCCGCGCTCGACGAGCCGCCCGCGCAGAACCACGTCCGCGCGCACTGGCTGGCCGACACCGCCGCGCTGGTCGGCGAAGGCATCGACCCCGCCGCCGCGCGCGGCCGGGCGGGCCGCCGCGTTTTCAGCTCCAAGCCCGGCGCCTACGGCACCGGCCTGCTCGACCTCATCGAAAACCACAACTGGCGCGGCGCCGACGACCTCGCGCGCGCCTTTCTCGCCTGGGGCGGCTGGGCCTACGGCGGCGACACGCCCGGCGGCACCGAAGCCACCGCCGATTTTCGCCGCCGCCTCGCCACCGTCGATCTTGCCCTGCACAACCAGGACAACCGCGAGCACGACCTCTTCGACTCCGACGATTATTTCCAGTTTCAAGGCGGTCTCATCGCCGCCATCTCCGCGCTTTCCGGCCGCAAACCCCGCGCGTATTTCGGCGACAGCTCCGACCCCGCGCGCCCGGTCAACCGCACGCTCCAGGCCGAGGCGCTCCGTGTCCACCGCACCCGCGTCGTGAATCCCAAGTGGCTCGCCGCCATCCGCCGCCACGGCTACAAAGGCGGACTCGAGATGGCGGCGACCGTAGATTACATGTTCGGCTACTCCGCCACCGCCGGCGTCATCACCGACTGGATGTATGAGGACGCCGCCGCGGCCTATACCAAGGGCGAGTCCCGCGACTTTCTCCGCCGGTCGAATCCGTGGGCGCTCCACGCCATCGCCGAGCGCATGCTCGAGGCCGGCCAGCGCGGCCTCTGGAACGCAAAACCCGAAACCCTCGCCCACCTGCGGGAAACCCTGCTGGAAACCGAGTCCGTCCTTGAATCCAAAACATGA
- a CDS encoding VWA domain-containing protein: MNTSAPPPFPFTAIVGQDDLRLALLLNAIDPRIGGVLIRGERGTAKSTAARGLAALMNNPAAANMERGRPARSARPLAAADEPPAFHIAAAAPFIELPLGATEDRVIGTLDLEPALREGRRRLRPGLLSQADGGVLYVDEVNLLPDHLVDLLLDAAAGGCVRVERDGISESAPARFILIGSMNPEEGELRPQFLDRFGLCVHVATPADHALRVETIRRRLAYEADPPAFVGAEETAAQQLRARLAAARARLQAIPLDDTTLAQAASLCAGLKLDGARGDLALVRAARAIAAWENAAAITDAHIRQAARLALPHRKRKKPFEPVKMEAIPNRLDDAGAGSRGTDVPPVGSGGTGVPPVSLSEENEKDKEERIKNPSAPLSLSSFSDGGAGDPPMFSDHGRDARATQPAPAAPSPGTIALELEKNSAVSISAGGRRDTASQPAGGVIRSVPLREGGSLAVAPTLTAAALRTSSGAVAGQSGSGVPPLAASGKMPLPPSAVPHAAFPTPHSAFAALALHRADLRQHERAGRGAARVLFIVDASGSMSAQHRLALAKGAATGLLAGSYQKRDEVALMVFCGESAGLPVPFTRDVDRVERALRDVPTGGRTPLAAALADAAALLAVHGPALLVVFTDGRANVPLHPGADPWQESLAAAKTLAPAATGALVVDCEAGPVALGRARDLADALEAECEHLAALDEPALTLRIRKQLTS, translated from the coding sequence ATGAATACATCCGCGCCCCCGCCCTTCCCCTTCACCGCCATTGTCGGCCAGGACGACCTCCGCCTCGCGCTCCTGCTCAACGCCATCGATCCGCGCATCGGCGGCGTCCTCATCCGCGGCGAACGCGGCACGGCCAAAAGCACCGCCGCCCGCGGCCTCGCCGCGCTGATGAATAATCCCGCCGCCGCCAATATGGAACGCGGGCGGCCCGCCCGCTCCGCCCGCCCGCTCGCGGCGGCGGACGAGCCGCCCGCGTTCCATATCGCCGCCGCCGCGCCCTTCATCGAACTGCCCTTGGGCGCGACCGAGGACCGTGTCATCGGCACGCTGGATCTCGAACCCGCCCTCCGCGAAGGCCGCCGGCGGCTCCGCCCCGGCCTGCTCTCGCAAGCCGACGGTGGCGTCCTCTACGTGGACGAGGTCAACCTGCTCCCCGACCACCTCGTCGATCTGCTCCTCGACGCAGCCGCCGGCGGCTGCGTGCGCGTCGAGCGCGACGGCATCTCCGAATCCGCCCCCGCGCGCTTCATCCTCATCGGCAGCATGAATCCCGAGGAAGGCGAGCTTCGCCCCCAATTCCTCGACCGCTTCGGCCTCTGCGTGCACGTCGCCACGCCCGCCGACCACGCGCTCCGCGTCGAGACCATCCGCCGCCGCCTCGCCTACGAGGCCGATCCGCCCGCATTCGTCGGCGCCGAGGAAACGGCCGCGCAACAACTCCGCGCCCGCCTCGCCGCCGCCCGCGCCCGCCTCCAGGCGATTCCGCTCGACGACACCACCCTGGCCCAGGCCGCCTCGCTTTGCGCCGGCCTCAAACTCGACGGCGCGCGCGGCGACCTCGCCCTCGTGCGCGCCGCCCGCGCCATCGCCGCGTGGGAAAACGCCGCCGCCATCACCGACGCGCATATCCGCCAGGCCGCCCGGCTCGCGCTCCCGCACCGCAAACGCAAAAAACCTTTCGAGCCGGTAAAAATGGAAGCGATCCCCAACCGCTTGGACGACGCTGGCGCCGGCTCGCGTGGCACGGACGTCCCACCCGTGGGATCGGGTGGCACGGGCGTCCCGCCCGTGTCTTTGTCGGAGGAGAACGAGAAAGATAAAGAGGAAAGAATAAAGAATCCCTCTGCCCCTCTTTCTCTTTCTTCTTTCTCTGACGGCGGCGCGGGCGACCCGCCCATGTTTTCGGACCACGGGCGGGACGCCCGTGCCACCCAACCCGCGCCTGCCGCGCCTTCGCCGGGAACCATCGCCCTCGAACTCGAAAAAAACTCCGCCGTCTCCATATCCGCCGGCGGACGCCGCGACACCGCCTCGCAACCCGCCGGCGGAGTCATCCGCAGCGTGCCCTTGCGCGAAGGCGGTTCGCTTGCCGTTGCGCCCACGCTCACCGCCGCCGCGCTGCGCACTTCAAGCGGTGCCGTCGCCGGCCAAAGCGGAAGCGGCGTCCCGCCGCTCGCCGCAAGCGGCAAGATGCCGCTTCCACCCTCCGCCGTCCCTCATGCCGCATTCCCCACTCCGCATTCCGCATTTGCCGCGCTCGCCCTTCACCGCGCCGACCTCCGCCAGCACGAGCGCGCCGGGCGCGGCGCGGCGCGCGTGCTCTTCATCGTCGATGCCAGCGGCTCGATGTCCGCGCAACACCGCCTCGCGCTCGCCAAAGGCGCGGCCACCGGGCTGCTCGCCGGCAGCTACCAGAAACGCGACGAGGTCGCCCTCATGGTTTTTTGCGGCGAATCCGCCGGACTGCCCGTACCCTTCACCCGCGACGTTGACCGCGTGGAACGCGCCCTGCGCGACGTGCCCACCGGCGGGCGCACCCCGCTCGCCGCCGCGCTGGCCGATGCCGCCGCGCTTCTTGCCGTCCACGGCCCCGCGCTCCTCGTCGTGTTCACCGACGGTCGCGCCAACGTCCCGCTCCATCCCGGCGCCGATCCGTGGCAGGAATCCCTGGCGGCGGCCAAGACGCTCGCGCCCGCCGCCACCGGCGCGCTTGTCGTCGATTGCGAGGCCGGCCCCGTCGCCCTCGGGCGCGCCCGCGACCTTGCCGACGCCCTGGAGGCCGAATGCGAGCACCTCGCCGCGCTCGACGAACCCGCCCTCACGCTCCGCATCCGCAAACAGCTCACATCCTGA